A genomic segment from Candidatus Pacearchaeota archaeon encodes:
- a CDS encoding 30S ribosomal protein S8e: MKTGRKITGGKYHHYRKKRKSERSRNIRLVKLGEPKKKKIRMYGGKYKTVLLSSNVINVIVGKKCKKVKIKNVLETPNNKFLARQNLMTKGTIVETELGKVKITNRPGQEGQINGILIEKQK, from the coding sequence ATGAAAACAGGAAGAAAAATAACTGGAGGAAAATATCATCATTATAGAAAAAAAAGAAAATCAGAAAGATCAAGAAATATTAGATTAGTAAAACTTGGAGAACCAAAAAAGAAAAAAATAAGGATGTATGGAGGTAAATATAAAACAGTTTTACTTTCTTCTAATGTTATAAATGTTATAGTTGGAAAAAAATGTAAAAAAGTTAAAATAAAAAATGTCCTTGAAACTCCAAATAATAAATTCTTAGCAAGACAAAATCTAATGACTAAAGGAACAATAGTTGAAACAGAACTTGGAAAAGTAAAAATAACAAATAGACCTGGCCAAGAAGGACAAATTAATGGAATCTTAATTGAAAAACAAAAATAA
- a CDS encoding LSM domain-containing protein, which translates to MVNEIERPLDLLNNSKGKEILVQLKNDKQLVGTLLAFDIHVNIVLDNSKEIENGEVKKNLGLTFLRGDTIIYISPSKV; encoded by the coding sequence ATGGTTAACGAAATTGAAAGACCTTTGGACTTATTGAATAATAGCAAGGGAAAAGAAATTTTAGTTCAATTGAAAAATGACAAACAATTGGTTGGAACTTTGTTAGCATTTGATATACATGTAAACATCGTTCTAGATAATTCGAAAGAAATAGAGAATGGAGAAGTTAAAAAAAATCTTGGACTTACTTTTCTAAGAGGAGATACAATAATTTATATATCTCCTTCTAAAGTTTAA
- the rnz gene encoding ribonuclease Z — MKIPIYFLGTSHAIPTEKRNHTAIWLNYKAENILIDCGEGTQRQIRKMKLNPCSLTKILITHWHGDHILGLPGLLQTLVLNGYNKKLDIYGPKGTYNFLNLILKMFVFKGKINLEIHEVDEGIIINEKDYYIEAKRMKHATYCLAYSFIEKDKIRIDKEKLKKLKIKECKELAKLKEGKDIILNGKKVKASYLTYKEKGKKITFVLDSSFNNNMIEIAKNSNLLICEASYSKIDKEKAINYYHLTSEEAALIAKKAKCKRLILLHISQRYENKEKILLNEARKIFKETKLANDLEKIEI; from the coding sequence ATGAAAATACCGATATATTTTTTAGGAACATCCCATGCAATTCCAACAGAAAAAAGAAATCATACAGCAATATGGTTAAATTATAAAGCAGAAAATATATTAATAGATTGCGGAGAGGGAACTCAAAGACAAATAAGAAAAATGAAATTAAATCCTTGTTCTTTAACAAAAATACTAATTACTCACTGGCACGGAGATCATATTTTAGGTTTACCAGGATTACTTCAAACTCTTGTATTAAATGGTTATAATAAAAAATTAGATATATATGGCCCAAAAGGAACCTATAATTTCTTAAATCTTATTCTAAAGATGTTTGTTTTTAAAGGAAAAATTAATTTAGAAATTCATGAAGTTGACGAAGGAATTATAATAAATGAAAAAGATTATTATATAGAAGCAAAAAGAATGAAACACGCTACTTATTGCTTAGCATATTCCTTCATAGAAAAAGATAAAATTAGAATAGATAAAGAAAAATTAAAGAAATTAAAAATAAAAGAATGTAAAGAATTAGCAAAATTAAAAGAAGGAAAAGATATAATTCTAAATGGGAAGAAAGTAAAAGCATCTTATCTTACTTACAAAGAGAAAGGTAAAAAAATAACTTTTGTTTTGGATAGTTCTTTTAATAATAATATGATAGAAATTGCAAAAAATTCTAATTTGTTGATCTGTGAAGCAAGTTATAGTAAAATTGATAAAGAAAAAGCGATAAATTATTATCACCTTACTTCTGAAGAAGCTGCTTTAATTGCAAAAAAAGCTAAATGTAAAAGATTAATTTTATTACATATAAGTCAAAGATATGAAAATAAAGAGAAAATATTGTTAAATGAAGCAAGAAAAATATTTAAAGAAACAAAATTAGCAAATGATTTAGAAAAAATAGAAATATAG